A part of Drosophila ananassae strain 14024-0371.13 chromosome 2R, ASM1763931v2, whole genome shotgun sequence genomic DNA contains:
- the LOC6507464 gene encoding 39S ribosomal protein L46, mitochondrial, whose translation MWRRFVQLGARELSRTQSTIAAPEKWDLYAGVLVERLPVISKSLNPLEKQFQDLLWRVEYENSLKSDFELKHERDLVQAELIKKGKMQVDLEDSGAKQTAQDLKDAYVEELKKFQLGSRTTADDKANRTSSTDRCLEDTLYLLVQQKLGQQQHLILPQGKRLEGESMRQTAERVLREQCGQDLQVLFYGNAPVGFHKYKYPSNQRTESVGAKVFFYRASVRSGQVSEKQAKFEWLPKEALNGKLTNASYSESINKFLL comes from the coding sequence atgtGGCGCCGCTTTGTGCAATTGGGAGCCCGGGAACTGAGTCGAACTCAGTCCACTATCGCGGCTCCCGAGAAGTGGGATCTGTATGCCGGCGTGTTGGTGGAACGCCTTCCGGTGATTTCAAAGAGCCTCAATCCGCTGGAGAAGCAGTTTCAAGATCTACTCTGGCGCGTGGAGTACGAGaacagcctgaagtccgactTTGAGCTGAAGCACGAGCGGGATCTGGTCCAGGCAGAATTAATCAAGAAGGGAAAGATGCAGGTGGACCTAGAGGACAGCGGAGCGAAACAGACGGCTCAGGACCTTAAAGATGCGTACGTTGAGGAGCTCAAGAAGTTCCAATTGGGTTCACGAACTACCGCAGATGACAAAGCCAACAGGACGAGTTCCACGGACCGTTGCCTAGAGGACACCCTGTACCTGCTCGTTCAGCAGAAGCTGGGTCAGCAGCAGCACCTAATCCTGCCGCAGGGCAAGCGGCTGGAAGGCGAATCCATGAGACAGACCGCGGAGCGAGTCCTCCGTGAGCAGTGTGGCCAGGATTTGCAGGTGCTCTTCTACGGCAACGCCCCTGTCGGTTTCCACAAGTACAAATATCCGAGCAACCAGAGGACGGAGAGTGTGGGAGCCAAGGTCTTCTTCTACCGGGCATCCGTTCGGTCTGGTCAGGTTTCCGAGAAACAGGCCAAGTTTGAATGGCTGCCCAAGGAGGCGTTGAACGGAAAACTGACGAATGCCTCCTACTCGGAGAGCATTAACAAGTTCCTGTTGTAA
- the LOC6507590 gene encoding U6 snRNA-associated Sm-like protein LSm8, translating into MSGLESYINHTVSIITADGRNFIGTLKGFDQTINIIIDECHERVFSTTSGIEQIVLGLHIIRGDNIAVIGLIDETIDSRLDLANIRGEPLGPVVH; encoded by the coding sequence ATGTCCGGACTGGAATCATACATCAACCACACAGTCAGCATAATCACGGCAGACGGGCGGAACTTCATAGGAACTCTGAAGGGCTTTGACCAAACCATCAATATAATCATTGACGAATGTCATGAGCGTGTCTTTTCCACAACCTCCGGGATCGAGCAGATTGTCCTCGGACTGCACATCATCCGCGGCGACAACATTGCGGTTATCGGACTGATAGATGAGACCATCGACTCCCGGTTGGACCTGGCCAACATTCGAGGCGAACCCCTCGGCCCAGTGGTGCACTAG
- the LOC6507463 gene encoding DNA polymerase delta subunit 2, with amino-acid sequence MAQRRETNYENLSAQFRLKAHDYQKQFCHLYAHRLAEMTRLLSPLAQEKWGRQEPIKKLCELRGEQDVHCILIGTIYKHQAHKPSILRDISEENQLAPQPPRQNYSEPEDKVVLEDELQRVRLQGELLQSQLMATGVVCAVLGGTDSEGFFNVEDMLYYESGPQKPLKAKNSSRLLVLVSGLDQLQAHTFADALNLFQYWLAGSFGNGKEAGSMVRLIVAGNSVRASAVAHVPTLQVARTQANANDTVQAVTQLDKWFAAWARSLPVDILPGAYDPANFMLPQQPFHKCMFPEAAKLSSFQAVTNPYSCRLDETLVLGTAGQNVSDLLRSTSLSSALEALRCTLKWGHVAPTAPDTLACYPYIDSDPFILRECPHVYFAGNCDSFETDLHESSSGQRTRLVCVPSFSRTQSVAVVDLETLACRQVNFSVESD; translated from the coding sequence ATGGCTCAACGCCGGGAGACTAATTACGAAAACTTGTCCGCCCAGTTTAGGCTGAAGGCCCACGATTACCAGAAGCAGTTCTGCCACCTGTATGCGCACCGGTTGGCTGAGATGACCCGCCTTCTAAGTCCACTGGCCCAGGAAAAGTGGGGCCGCCAGGAGCCCATCAAGAAACTGTGCGAATTGCGCGGCGAGCAGGATGTTCACTGTATCCTCATCGGCACCATTTACAAGCATCAAGCTCACAAGCCTAGTATTCTAAGGGACATTTCGGAGGAGAACCAGCTTGCGCCGCAGCCACCCAGACAAAATTACTCTGAGCCGGAGGACAAAGTGGTGCTGGAGGATGAGCTACAGCGGGTGCGACTACAAGGCGAACTTCTTCAGAGCCAGTTAATGGCCACCGGAGTAGTATGTGCCGTGCTTGGAGGCACAGACAGCGAAGGCTTCTTCAACGTGGAGGACATGCTTTATTACGAGAGCGGACCGCAAAAACCTTTGAAAGCAAAAAACAGCAGCCGTCTCTTGGTTCTAGTTTCTGGATTGGATCAACTACAGGCTCACACCTTTGCAGACGCCCTCAATCTCTTTCAGTATTGGCTAGCTGGAAGTTTCGGTAATGGAAAGGAGGCCGGCTCCATGGTCCGCCTAATTGTGGCAGGCAACTCTGTCCGAGCCAGTGCCGTGGCCCATGTACCAACTCTGCAAGTGGCCCGCACTCAGGCGAATGCCAACGATACTGTCCAAGCTGTCACACAATTGGATAAGTGGTTTGCCGCCTGGGCCCGCAGCCTGCCCGTGGATATTCTTCCGGGAGCCTACGATCCAGCTAACTTTATGCTGCCCCAGCAGCCATTTCATAAGTGCATGTTCCCGGAAGCAGCTAAGCTCTCCTCTTTCCAAGCAGTGACCAACCCCTACAGCTGTCGCCTCGACGAGACCTTGGTGTTGGGTACTGCCGGCCAGAATGTCTCGGATCTGCTGCGCAGCACCTCGCTGAGCTCAGCACTAGAAGCCCTCAGATGCACCCTCAAGTGGGGACACGTTGCTCCCACAGCACCGGATACTTTGGCTTGTTACCCATATATCGACAGCGATCCTTTTATTCTTCGTGAGTGTCCGCACGTATACTTTGCCGGCAATTGCGACTCCTTTGAGACGGATCTGCATGAGAGCTCCAGCGGGCAACGCACTCGGCTGGTATGCGTGCCCAGCTTCAGCCGGACGCAGAGCGTCGCCGTGGTGGACCTAGAAACTCTCGCCTGCCGCCAGGTTAATTTTAGCGTAGAATCCGATTAG
- the LOC6507591 gene encoding ankyrin-3: MGGSVSQVFRSGSALLSHRDGKVSKATEETIQTLFDILRANPKVSLQTLESLLIQIPKHENILALHDEYGYNILQRSVGLNHIDLTKWLLHRHRPDVNRSPCSLPLHIATLRGYEECVELLLRHGARIDVDTRMCFPGAHTRNCEESGKWHNNVDDVSERLSTKLQNALYYAIDGDQYNVLSLLTQKMEEPWIPFRVKKPLLHLACERGAWNCVQQLVVTRSEEINLIMDEYYPIHHAVLHDGRFLELLIHQGAVTTVRTCTQQMTLLHVVIFAARKSAEDTLATLRILLERGCKELINAPDSLGNTPLHALIVRYALEEARYGYDKWSKWDVLHLVRFLLQNGAKQSINQAGNSAMACVFRHLRDWEVCYELLSMLIKEDGDPNIVGRDGSVPIMVLLVPLINKDHLHHFTHSMKVCYLNCIRMLLQHGANPNCSYRANLKPLHVLVFTVSENFTLNCDTQKRTNFDFIKNILLLLLQHGLDCNKTYQQILQAVMDMVQNVRTCHDMECVYELTLTLIQYGADPNILLSDKTTRAIAIFSTELATFRSSFRTNSCYLLFYYIILITKKEFILLDPHATYQRVIHLFYLTMEHEPLFNCLKSLHNFYVAQVPSKKTEHLIALISSLYRRPRSLKQLARFAIYEAMNRKLAQNINRLNLPGPLKDYVLQFER, from the exons ATGGGTGGCTCTGTAAGCCAGGTGTTTCGTTCGGGCTCTGCGCTGCTCTCCCATCGCGACGGAAAAGTGTCCAAGGCCACCGAAGAAACCATCCAAACATTGTTCGATATCCTGCGCGCTAACCCCAAGGTCTCGCTCCAAACGCTTGAGAGTCTGCTGATCCAGATACCCAAGCACGAGAATATCTTGGCCCTCCACGACGAGTACGGCTACAATATACTGCAGCGCAGTGTCGGCCTAAATCACATCGATCTCACTAAATGGCTGCTGCACCGTCACCGTCCGGACGTGAACCGCTCCCCGTGCTCCCTACCGTTGCACATTGCCACGCTCCGTGGCTACGAGGAGTGCGTGGAGCTGCTCCTGAGACATGGTGCCCGCATTGATGTGGACACACGCATGTGCTTTCCTGGCGCCCACACCCGCAACTGTGAGGAGAGCGGCAAGTGGCACAACAATGTGGACGATGTTAGCGAACGCCTAAGCACAAAGCTCCAAAACGCTTTGTACTACGCCATCGATGGCGACCAGTACAACGTTCTCAGTCTGCTCACCCAGAAAATGGAGGAGCCTTGGATACCATTCCGCGTTAAGAAACCGTTGCTTCATCTCGCTTGTGAACGGGGGGCCTGGAACTGTGTCCAGCAGCTGGTGGTGACGCGGTCAGAAGAGATCAATTTGATCATGGACGAATACTATCCTATCCATCACGCCGTGCTCCACGACGGTCGCTTTCTAGAGTTGCTCATCCACCAGGGCGCTGTCACCACAGTGCGCACCTGCACCCAACAGATGACTCTGCTCCATGTGG TTATTTTTGCCGCTCGAAAGTCGGCAGAAGACACACTTGCCACACTCCGTATACTGCTGGAGCGCGGCTGCAAAGAGCTGATCAATGCACCGGACTCTCTGGGTAACACCCCGCTGCATGCCCTGATCGTACGCTATGCGCTGGAAGAGGCCCGCTACGGGTATGACAAGTGGAGCAAGTGGGACGTGCTGCATCTGGTGCGCTTCCTGCTGCAAAACGGTGCCAAGCAGTCGATCAACCAAGCTGGAAACAGTGCCATGGCTTGCGTATTCCGCCACCTGCGTGACTGGGAGGTCTGTTACGAGCTGCTGAGCATGCTTATCAAGGAGGATGGCGACCCGAACATAGTCGGCAGGGATGGGTCTGTGCCGATTATGGTTTTGCTGGTACCGCTAATTAACAAGGATCACTTGCATCACTTTACGCACTCAATGAAG GTTTGCTATTTAAATTGCATTCGCATGCTGTTGCAGCACGGAGCGAACCCGAACTGTTCGTACCGCGCTAACCTCAAGCCACTACACGTTCTCGTGTTCACGGTTAGTGAGAATTTTACGTTGAACTGCGACACCCAGAAGCGTACAAATTTTGACTTCATCAAGAACatcctgctgttgctgttgcagcacGGCTTGGACTGCAACAAGACATATCAACAGATTCTGCAGGCGGTGATGGACATGGTGCAGAATGTGCGAACTTGCCACGATATGGAGTGCGTCTACGAGCTAACGCTTACTTTGATCCAGTACGGAGCTGATCCAAATATATTGCTGAGTGACAAAACTACGCGCGCCATTGCGATCTTCTCCACCGAGCTGGCCACTTTCCGAAGCTCATTTCGCACCAATTCCTGCTACCTGCTCTTCTACTACATCATTTTGATAACCAAGAAGGAGTTCATTCTGCTAGATCCGCATGCAACATACCAGCGAGTGATCCACCTGTTTTACCTGACCATGGAGCACGAGCCCCTGTTCAACTGCCTTAAGTCGCTGCACAACTTCTACGTGGCACAGGTGCCAAGTAAAAAGACGGAGCATCTCATAGCCCTGATCTCGTCGCTCTACCGCCGGCCCAGGAGCCTCAAGCAACTGGCCCGCTTCGCCATCTATGAGGCGATGAATCGAAAGCTGGCCCAGAACATAAACCGTCTGAATCTTCCCGGCCCGCTTAAGGACTATGTCCTGCAGTTCGAACGGTAG